One segment of Prionailurus bengalensis isolate Pbe53 chromosome D4, Fcat_Pben_1.1_paternal_pri, whole genome shotgun sequence DNA contains the following:
- the PTGES gene encoding prostaglandin E synthase: protein MSRQASVFVTHTHTHTHPPRRQALPDAPMLQMRRQTRTRLRICQGRGVWGRRLNRGHSSALRLPQHLAAESGRVLCADRPPGGLSPPPPARRDTATRACCGRLPQSSRLPMEMPAPVLALVRGQALPAFLLCSTLLVIKMYVVAIITGQVRLRKKAFANPEDALRHGGLQYCRSDQDVDRCLRAHRNDMETIYPFLFLGFVYSFLGPDPFIARMHFLVFFLGRVVHTVAYLGKLRAPTRSLAYTLAQLPCASMAFQIVWEAACHL from the exons ATGTCCCGCCAGGCGTCTGtctttgtcacacacacacacacacacacacaccctcccagAAGGCAGGCCCTGCCGGACgcccccatgttacagatgaggagacagactAGAACGCGTTTAAGGATTTGCcaggggaggggtgtctggggCCGGAGGCTGAACAGGGGACACAGCTCAGCCCTGCGCCTCCCCCAGCATCTGGCCGCTGAGAGTGGGCGTGTGCTGTGTGCAGACAGGCCTCCTGGCGGGCTCTCCCCGCCTCCTCCAGCTCGTAGAGACACAGCCACACGCGCCTGCTGCGGCCGCCTGCCCCAGAGCTCCCGCCTGCCCATGGAGATGCCTGCCCCTGTCCTGGCGTTGGTGAGAGGCCAGGCGCTGCCGGCCTTCCTGCTCTGCAGCACGCTGCTGGTCATCAAGATGTACGTGGTGGCCATCATCACGGGCCAAGTGAGGCTTCGGAAGAAG GCTTTTGCCAACCCCGAGGATGCCCTGAGACACGGAGGCCTCCAGTACTGCCGGAGTGACCAGGACGTAGATCGCTGCCTCAG AGCCCACCGGAATGACATGGAGACCATCTACCCCTTCCTGTTCCTGGGCTTCGTTTACTCTTTCCTGGGGCCTGACCCCTTCATCGCCCGGATGCACTTTCTCGTCTTCTTCCTGGGCCGCGTGGTGCACACCGTGGCCTATCTGGGCAAGCTTCGGGCACCCACCCGCTCCCTGGCCTACACCCTGGCCCAGCTCCCCTGTGCCTCCATGGCCTTCCAGATCGTCTGGGAAGCCGCCTGCCACCTGTGA